Proteins encoded within one genomic window of Pseudomonadota bacterium:
- a CDS encoding type II secretion system F family protein, with protein MGKFTYRARDDRGSLVQGIMEAENRSIVYMQLDGMGLLPVSVVEEKKGSLDLQGFFMRYQKVKYDDLIFFTRQLQTIVKAGIPIISGLKALEEQTTSPKLKQIIGNIHQDIDKGTGFSDAIERHKGVFPEMYISMVRAGEMGGLLEDVLEKLSGILEFQMKTKEMLKSAMRYPIMVISGIVVAFFVIVTFVIPRFAVLFKSSKVELPLPTKIMLSINTLVQSYGVYTFSAIAAIIAALIFYIQTKKGKLVFDKYKLKVPIIGQIILKICMSRFAYMFENMVRAGVPVIRTLEIVARTVGNEYIAQKIIEIQGKIEKGKGISKPLKESKIFPSLVIHLVSTGEETGSLEEMLREVSIHYDREVTYSIGRLSAWIEPIMTVVLSVMILFLALAVMMPWWNMMSALKGG; from the coding sequence ATGGGAAAATTCACTTACAGGGCAAGAGATGACAGAGGTTCTCTGGTGCAGGGCATTATGGAAGCAGAGAACAGGAGCATAGTTTACATGCAACTTGACGGTATGGGTTTGCTCCCTGTATCGGTCGTTGAAGAAAAAAAAGGATCTTTAGACTTACAGGGTTTTTTCATGCGCTATCAGAAGGTCAAATATGATGATCTCATATTCTTTACAAGGCAACTCCAGACTATTGTGAAAGCAGGGATTCCAATTATATCCGGCCTTAAAGCGCTTGAAGAGCAAACTACAAGCCCAAAGCTGAAACAGATTATAGGCAACATTCATCAGGATATTGATAAGGGTACAGGTTTTTCTGATGCTATCGAAAGGCATAAGGGAGTATTCCCTGAAATGTACATCAGCATGGTCAGGGCAGGAGAAATGGGTGGTTTGCTTGAAGATGTCCTGGAAAAGCTTTCAGGTATTCTGGAATTTCAAATGAAGACAAAAGAGATGCTAAAATCTGCCATGCGATATCCGATAATGGTTATAAGCGGCATAGTTGTAGCTTTTTTTGTTATAGTAACATTTGTAATACCCCGTTTTGCCGTTTTATTTAAAAGTTCTAAAGTGGAACTGCCGCTTCCCACAAAAATCATGCTTTCTATCAATACACTGGTTCAATCATACGGTGTATATACTTTCAGCGCTATCGCCGCCATTATTGCTGCCCTGATATTCTATATACAAACTAAAAAGGGTAAATTGGTCTTTGACAAATATAAATTAAAGGTCCCTATTATCGGACAGATTATATTAAAAATATGTATGAGCCGCTTTGCTTATATGTTTGAGAATATGGTAAGGGCAGGCGTACCTGTAATTAGAACTCTCGAAATAGTTGCAAGAACAGTAGGAAATGAGTACATCGCGCAGAAAATCATTGAGATACAGGGTAAGATAGAAAAAGGCAAAGGCATATCAAAACCGTTAAAAGAAAGTAAGATATTCCCCTCACTCGTTATACACCTTGTATCAACCGGTGAGGAGACGGGATCACTCGAAGAGATGCTGCGGGAGGTATCCATACATTATGACAGGGAGGTTACATATTCGATAGGCCGTTTATCCGCATGGATAGAACCAATCATGACTGTTGTTTTGTCTGTCATGATATTATTTTTAGCCCTTGCCGTAATGATGCCCTGGTGGAATATGATGTCAGCGTTGAAAGGGGGATAG
- the pilO gene encoding type 4a pilus biogenesis protein PilO — protein MKFKPLYVWFATPVIVIIAWVLAFYMPLSSKIKLKNQELSKLKTEEQAIDNDINNMLQIKNRGAKMEQLIKTFQANIPVFDDFPGVMKDIVRTAKKNGILITDFNSSFTSIDKKRASMLTYPIFEIGLKGRFLEMGKFLEELEGNNSFKGILNAKLSYDEKEYPVLTGKFVIEFKAWKEKKTFESK, from the coding sequence ATGAAATTTAAACCTTTATATGTATGGTTTGCAACGCCGGTGATTGTTATTATTGCATGGGTATTGGCCTTCTATATGCCTCTATCGTCAAAAATCAAACTGAAAAATCAGGAACTTTCCAAGTTAAAGACAGAAGAGCAGGCGATAGATAACGATATCAATAATATGCTTCAGATTAAGAATAGAGGCGCAAAAATGGAGCAGTTAATAAAAACCTTTCAGGCAAATATTCCTGTTTTTGATGATTTTCCTGGAGTTATGAAAGACATAGTAAGGACGGCAAAGAAAAACGGCATACTTATCACAGATTTTAATAGTTCATTCACATCAATTGATAAGAAAAGGGCATCTATGTTGACGTACCCCATATTTGAAATCGGATTAAAGGGAAGATTTTTAGAAATGGGAAAATTTCTTGAGGAACTGGAAGGCAATAACTCTTTTAAAGGGATATTGAATGCAAAGCTGTCTTATGATGAAAAGGAATACCCTGTTTTAACAGGAAAATTTGTGATAGAATTCAAAGCATGGAAGGAAAAAAAGACATTTGAAAGTAAGTAA
- a CDS encoding secretin N-terminal domain-containing protein, whose protein sequence is MNMNVCYILALLLFLSSCASVEPVKEKSKVLQPVDIVSPVMPQTEKARRIEIEGPKEVFSFSLRDADVKDVLRAISKQTNYNIIIEPDVKGVCTVDLKNVTLNKAIEYILEPLNYSFKIEDRSIYVSKPKIEMRIFTLNYITLNKTGIGFISGATSTGRTTTQAGGTVTGSTSGAVSGGTGATTATGGGSANIVVSTGTESDLWRDIENNIKNFLSPEGKFILNRQASVIMVMDYPKSLKNIALFLETVEGTVQRQVMIEAKIVEVMLTEESKEGINWSLIGAQWQGFALNIEQALVVPQTKLFNIPKIDDLTKLNAPEQYVRFGVGRGRFDSFIDLLRTQGKINIVSSPKIATLNNQRAVIKVATEDVFFETTTTVTSGSPAVTTQTPKYVTIGLVLDVVPQIDNQGNIVMNIHPMLTEKLRTAESTVGGTKVTAPVLSVREVDTLVKVREGESIIIGGLIKDFSTSDEQGVKGLMSIPGLGNFFKTQTNTSYRTELVIFLTPRIIYGKDAP, encoded by the coding sequence ATGAATATGAATGTTTGTTACATTCTTGCATTGCTTCTATTTTTATCGTCATGCGCTTCTGTGGAGCCAGTCAAGGAAAAGTCTAAAGTATTACAACCTGTTGATATTGTAAGCCCTGTAATGCCTCAAACAGAAAAGGCAAGAAGGATAGAAATTGAAGGGCCTAAAGAGGTCTTTTCGTTTTCATTAAGAGATGCCGATGTAAAAGATGTACTGAGGGCTATATCCAAACAGACCAATTACAACATTATTATAGAGCCTGATGTAAAGGGCGTATGCACCGTGGATTTAAAAAATGTAACATTGAACAAAGCCATTGAATATATTCTTGAACCGCTCAATTATTCATTCAAGATTGAGGATAGAAGCATTTATGTTTCAAAACCGAAGATCGAGATGAGGATATTTACCCTGAACTATATTACTTTAAATAAAACAGGGATAGGTTTCATAAGTGGGGCAACCTCGACAGGCAGAACCACCACACAAGCGGGCGGCACTGTTACGGGAAGCACAAGTGGTGCTGTATCCGGCGGCACCGGCGCAACAACTGCAACCGGTGGCGGTAGTGCAAATATTGTAGTGTCAACGGGCACGGAATCGGATTTGTGGAGAGATATAGAGAATAATATAAAGAACTTCCTCTCTCCTGAAGGGAAATTTATCTTAAACAGGCAGGCATCGGTGATTATGGTCATGGATTACCCGAAGAGCCTTAAAAATATTGCGCTGTTTCTTGAGACGGTTGAAGGGACCGTTCAAAGGCAGGTAATGATAGAGGCAAAGATCGTAGAGGTAATGCTTACTGAAGAATCAAAGGAAGGCATCAATTGGAGTCTTATCGGAGCCCAATGGCAGGGGTTTGCATTGAACATTGAACAAGCCCTTGTTGTTCCTCAAACCAAATTGTTTAATATTCCCAAGATTGACGACTTAACAAAATTAAACGCCCCTGAACAATATGTACGTTTCGGCGTGGGCAGAGGCAGATTCGATTCGTTTATAGACCTTTTAAGAACGCAGGGGAAAATAAATATTGTTTCAAGTCCAAAGATTGCAACATTGAACAACCAAAGGGCAGTAATAAAGGTTGCAACTGAAGACGTTTTCTTTGAGACAACAACGACGGTAACTTCCGGCAGTCCCGCTGTAACAACACAAACCCCTAAATATGTTACCATCGGTCTTGTGCTGGATGTCGTGCCCCAGATAGACAATCAGGGCAATATAGTCATGAATATACACCCCATGTTGACGGAGAAACTGCGTACAGCGGAGTCCACTGTAGGCGGCACAAAGGTTACCGCGCCTGTACTTTCCGTTAGGGAGGTGGATACCCTTGTTAAGGTGAGAGAAGGGGAATCTATTATAATCGGTGGGCTTATAAAGGACTTTTCGACAAGCGATGAACAAGGGGTAAAAGGTCTTATGTCTATACCGGGGTTGGGAAATTTTTTTAAGACGCAAACCAATACTTCATATAGAACCGAACTTGTTATATTCTTAACCCCAAGAATAATATACGGAAAGGATGCCCCATGA
- a CDS encoding sigma-54 dependent transcriptional regulator, whose protein sequence is MNEQIIIIEDDGGVRFFLEEALKGEGYAVSSYESYEDAYININRNIALIIMDIKLPGVDGLTAIHEIKKKVNTPIIIITAFGTKKNAMEAIERGATDFFIKPIALDELKIMVKRVLHKKGIEEAIEHTKEEELSDTEYYGVVGKTASMREIFRTVEKIAEKDISVLITGETGVGKEVIAHLIHKLSKRKGMFVVVNCASIPDNLLESELFGYERGAFTGAAQTKQGKFELADNGTIVLDEIGEMSPYLQAKLLRVIETREIERLGGVKNRKINLRIMATTNKVLETEIKNGKFREDLFHRLSQIHIIIPPLRERKEDLNHLIDRFLLDASKDTGDFIKIEPAVKNILAEHEWPGNVRELINVIKRSSIMCERGIVTIDDLPLYLRGDFSVQDIFSSGKTLDVAISEVERKMIMDALSRTKGHQGKAAKLLGITERSMWYRVKKYNVETLPE, encoded by the coding sequence ATGAACGAACAGATTATCATTATTGAGGATGACGGCGGCGTCAGGTTTTTTCTTGAAGAAGCTTTAAAGGGAGAGGGCTATGCAGTATCGTCCTATGAATCGTACGAAGATGCATACATAAACATTAACAGAAATATTGCTCTTATTATAATGGATATTAAACTTCCAGGGGTTGATGGTTTAACCGCCATCCATGAGATCAAAAAAAAGGTCAATACCCCTATAATTATTATTACAGCCTTTGGAACAAAGAAAAATGCCATGGAAGCAATAGAACGCGGTGCAACCGATTTTTTTATTAAACCTATTGCACTTGATGAACTGAAGATCATGGTAAAAAGAGTCCTGCATAAAAAAGGAATTGAGGAAGCTATTGAGCACACAAAGGAAGAAGAACTTTCCGATACGGAATATTATGGAGTTGTGGGCAAAACTGCCTCCATGAGAGAAATATTCAGGACTGTAGAAAAAATTGCCGAGAAGGACATATCTGTATTAATTACAGGAGAAACAGGTGTTGGAAAAGAAGTAATTGCTCATCTGATCCATAAATTGTCAAAAAGGAAGGGTATGTTTGTTGTTGTGAATTGCGCTTCAATACCCGATAACCTGCTTGAGAGCGAGCTTTTCGGTTATGAGCGTGGGGCTTTTACCGGCGCAGCACAGACGAAACAGGGGAAGTTCGAACTGGCTGACAACGGCACAATTGTACTTGACGAGATCGGGGAGATGAGCCCTTATCTTCAGGCAAAGCTTTTAAGGGTTATCGAAACAAGGGAAATTGAAAGATTGGGAGGGGTAAAGAATCGAAAAATTAATCTGAGAATAATGGCAACTACAAACAAAGTTCTCGAAACAGAAATAAAAAACGGAAAATTCAGGGAAGATCTATTTCACAGGCTTTCGCAGATTCACATAATTATACCGCCGTTACGGGAAAGAAAAGAAGATCTGAACCATTTAATAGACCGTTTTTTGCTTGATGCCTCAAAAGATACAGGAGATTTTATAAAGATTGAACCTGCGGTAAAAAACATACTGGCGGAGCATGAGTGGCCCGGAAATGTAAGAGAGCTTATCAATGTAATAAAGAGATCATCCATAATGTGTGAAAGGGGCATTGTCACTATAGACGATTTACCGCTTTACCTGCGCGGTGACTTTTCGGTTCAGGATATATTTTCATCAGGCAAAACTCTGGATGTGGCAATTTCTGAAGTAGAAAGAAAAATGATAATGGATGCATTAAGCAGGACAAAAGGGCACCAGGGCAAGGCAGCAAAACTTCTTGGCATTACTGAGAGAAGTATGTGGTACAGGGTAAAAAAGTACAATGTGGAAACATTGCCGGAATAA
- a CDS encoding YfhO family protein: MIILHFYFAGVTTCLFLRYCKASKTASFAGGVVFMLSGYLMSVHNLLPHLFSVSWFPLIIMFFLKYFDDKHKRYLAYTAISLTMQFLAGAPEIVIMTIFVLIIISIFLNLFTTDETPSGFINTIWKGIKERAIAISLVILLFMLLSSIQLFPFYELKTNSIRASGLSYFEATIWSFAWKDFIQFFLPDFYGYMLDTQKYWQNQSWLKTVYLGVIPFVLSSFYFVSRDRRKWIFITLIFISFLFALGGNTLLYKLLYHIPPFSSVRYPVKFLFVFFFVIAVTSGLGLDVFRKGIAENTGRVKNVVYISFYFGFILVLIWGYVVLFNDNIYNFLDKIGIKPPAYHDINFNLHNVKRFLFFSFLFCLMLLIYLRVKHKKIVLQILLILLTTDLFLASYSFYATIPWKAYMENHDFLNNLITSKNTERFFVTPKTNAEFNKFPQDRGILAAAYAPIFGLYAASGSEVLRVKQNEIFLNTMFGTGTIEEAKRGLDASGIRYLIASYKIKDNKFKTINSIKIGGKKVYLYEYLAHTDRFLLFDKIHFVNNEATAIEKLKDKSIDLKKELILITDTEGNKNNLVIKDSKPVDIKNNKITVRTRGPEIKNQKTKNEHKGKVKLVSYLANTVILEYEADKDMFLYVSDTFYPGWKAYIDGRQTRIYRANLAFRAIEAPKGKHSVVLKYVPLSFYSGAFLTIIGIALSVYIIKRRK; this comes from the coding sequence TTGATTATTTTACATTTTTACTTTGCCGGTGTAACTACATGCCTTTTTTTGAGATACTGTAAGGCTTCAAAAACAGCTTCCTTTGCCGGTGGAGTTGTTTTTATGCTCTCAGGCTACCTCATGTCTGTCCATAATCTACTTCCCCATCTCTTTTCGGTATCATGGTTTCCTCTTATTATTATGTTTTTTCTTAAATATTTTGACGATAAGCATAAAAGATATTTAGCATATACGGCAATTTCGCTTACCATGCAGTTCCTTGCCGGAGCGCCTGAGATTGTTATTATGACAATATTTGTATTAATAATCATATCAATCTTTCTCAATTTATTTACAACCGATGAAACCCCTTCGGGTTTCATTAATACAATATGGAAGGGAATAAAAGAAAGGGCAATTGCTATCTCTCTTGTTATATTGCTATTTATGCTTCTTTCTTCAATCCAGTTGTTTCCCTTTTACGAATTAAAAACAAACAGCATACGGGCAAGCGGCTTGAGTTATTTTGAGGCAACAATATGGTCTTTTGCATGGAAGGATTTTATACAATTTTTTTTACCGGATTTTTATGGTTATATGCTGGACACTCAAAAATACTGGCAAAACCAATCATGGTTAAAAACGGTGTACCTTGGCGTTATCCCCTTTGTTTTATCTTCATTTTATTTTGTATCCAGAGACAGAAGGAAATGGATCTTTATAACGCTCATCTTTATATCTTTTTTATTTGCTCTTGGAGGCAATACACTGCTGTACAAACTTTTATATCATATTCCTCCTTTCAGCAGTGTTCGATATCCTGTGAAATTCCTCTTTGTCTTTTTCTTTGTTATTGCAGTTACATCAGGTCTTGGCCTTGATGTTTTCAGAAAAGGTATAGCTGAAAATACAGGGCGGGTAAAAAATGTCGTATATATTTCATTTTATTTCGGATTTATACTGGTCCTTATCTGGGGATATGTTGTCCTTTTCAATGATAATATATATAATTTTCTTGATAAAATTGGGATTAAACCCCCTGCGTATCATGATATTAATTTTAATCTCCATAATGTCAAAAGATTTCTCTTTTTTTCATTTCTCTTTTGTCTCATGTTACTTATATATCTCAGGGTAAAACATAAAAAGATTGTTCTGCAGATACTGCTTATTTTATTAACAACAGACCTATTTCTCGCCAGTTATAGCTTTTATGCCACTATCCCATGGAAAGCATATATGGAAAATCATGATTTTTTAAATAATCTCATAACTTCCAAAAATACCGAACGTTTTTTTGTTACGCCAAAAACAAATGCTGAATTTAATAAATTTCCTCAAGACCGGGGAATTCTGGCTGCAGCATATGCACCGATATTCGGGTTATATGCTGCCAGCGGCTCTGAAGTATTGAGAGTAAAACAAAATGAGATATTCCTAAACACAATGTTTGGCACTGGTACCATTGAAGAGGCGAAAAGGGGACTTGACGCATCCGGCATCCGATATTTAATTGCATCTTATAAAATTAAAGACAATAAATTTAAAACTATTAACAGTATTAAAATTGGCGGGAAAAAGGTGTATCTTTATGAGTATTTGGCGCATACCGACAGGTTTCTCCTTTTTGACAAGATTCATTTTGTAAATAACGAAGCAACAGCCATTGAAAAACTTAAGGATAAAAGTATTGATCTGAAAAAGGAATTAATATTGATAACTGATACTGAAGGCAATAAAAATAATCTTGTTATCAAAGACAGCAAGCCTGTTGATATAAAAAATAATAAAATAACAGTTAGAACTCGAGGACCTGAAATTAAAAATCAAAAAACTAAAAATGAGCATAAAGGTAAAGTAAAACTGGTGTCATATCTGGCTAACACGGTTATCCTGGAATATGAGGCTGATAAGGATATGTTTTTATATGTAAGCGATACATTCTATCCGGGCTGGAAGGCATACATTGACGGCAGACAGACCAGGATATACAGGGCAAACCTTGCTTTCCGGGCAATTGAAGCCCCAAAGGGCAAGCATTCCGTTGTTTTAAAGTATGTACCGCTTTCCTTTTATTCAGGCGCCTTTCTGACAATAATCGGTATAGCTTTATCTGTTTATATTATTAAGAGGCGTAAATGA
- a CDS encoding HAMP domain-containing sensor histidine kinase yields the protein MKSIFNDPKNLRYSLNTIIPFVVFLTSILSAMVGYVSAKHFSGSYFIFIYVVSLFSTLCSFLIISAITQPVINLVKKVEHIVRFGEFRKEKGQMMEVYTLIEKLTELAKQKDFGGEKTHSDIKKDIERLDYIVPLGYMSLMVAHEVRNPLNTITGMSELLRENLIGKQATTYIDAILDSARKIDAFTKELLDFTDDSIEHEEFDINLIVKESLNTLRGQFNHIKCDFVTDSESIIFRGDRTRIFQAVYNLLKNAFQHEVEGGYVRIEIKNNNILTILVYNKSSIIKTEDIEAIFKPFFSKRKGGRGLGLFISIRNIRMHGGDINVETGDEGTKFTITLPGFK from the coding sequence ATGAAAAGCATATTTAATGATCCTAAGAACTTACGATATAGTTTAAATACCATTATACCTTTTGTTGTGTTTCTTACAAGCATTCTCTCGGCCATGGTTGGATATGTAAGTGCAAAACATTTTTCCGGCAGTTATTTTATTTTTATTTATGTTGTTTCTCTGTTTTCTACACTTTGTTCTTTTTTAATTATATCAGCAATCACTCAACCTGTTATAAATCTGGTGAAAAAGGTCGAACACATTGTCAGGTTCGGTGAATTCAGAAAAGAAAAAGGTCAAATGATGGAGGTTTATACCCTCATAGAAAAATTGACGGAACTGGCAAAACAGAAGGACTTTGGCGGAGAAAAAACGCACAGCGATATAAAAAAAGATATTGAGAGGCTCGATTATATTGTCCCGCTGGGTTACATGTCCCTTATGGTCGCCCATGAAGTAAGAAATCCCCTTAACACCATAACTGGTATGAGTGAGCTTTTGAGAGAAAATTTGATTGGGAAACAGGCAACAACATATATTGACGCAATACTTGATTCTGCAAGAAAAATTGATGCTTTTACAAAAGAATTGCTTGATTTTACCGATGATTCGATAGAGCATGAAGAATTTGACATAAATCTGATCGTTAAAGAATCGTTAAATACCCTGCGTGGACAGTTTAACCATATAAAATGTGATTTTGTAACTGATTCTGAAAGTATCATTTTTAGAGGAGATAGAACGAGAATTTTTCAGGCTGTTTATAATCTATTGAAGAACGCCTTTCAGCATGAAGTTGAAGGTGGATACGTAAGAATTGAAATAAAAAATAACAACATCCTTACAATTCTGGTATACAATAAGAGTTCAATCATCAAAACCGAAGACATTGAAGCGATATTTAAACCCTTTTTTTCTAAAAGAAAGGGCGGAAGAGGTCTCGGACTTTTTATAAGCATCAGAAATATAAGGATGCATGGCGGTGATATTAACGTTGAGACAGGTGATGAAGGAACAAAATTCACCATAACTTTGCCAGGCTTTAAATGA
- a CDS encoding ATPase, T2SS/T4P/T4SS family, giving the protein MIQRIRKKLGEILIEAKRLREEDLSKALIEQRKYGERLGKVLIRMGFLTERDIIDTVSKQLGIPIVILDEKDIPRELANLISDDIAKNYLIMPFERRFNILKLAMVDPLDINAMDEVTRIVRMEVDPCITTEGEMKRALEKYYGVKTIVEETLQKMKEEEGAAKHEEEEEEEKVTFEPGDEEPVIRFVNSLLTQAVADNASDIHIEPGEKTLRIRMRIDGKLREIPAPPKKMFLPIVSRIKIVAGMDIAKSRIPQDGRFDIKEGTKDLGIRVSTYPTIYGEKAVLRMLDKSAALYGIDRIGFFSEDEEKIKSVLKRPYGFILSTGPTGSGKSTSLYAILNFINTPEKNIITIEDPVEYTIESISQSQVNPRAGLTFDVGLRAILRQDPDVIMVGEIRDRETATIAVHSALTGHIVLSTFHTNDAAGSATRLVEMGVEPFLVASSLTCVIAQRLLRKICTECKEEYMPPRSILDSINVKEDIPLYRGRGCPVCKYTGYKGRTGVFEVLIVDDSIRALIVEKSSSEVIKKTAKAHGMTEMKDDAVKKAIAGITTLEEALNTTKID; this is encoded by the coding sequence ATGATTCAACGGATAAGAAAAAAGCTGGGCGAAATCCTTATAGAAGCTAAAAGACTGCGAGAGGAAGATCTTTCCAAAGCGCTTATTGAACAAAGAAAATACGGTGAGAGACTTGGTAAAGTACTTATCAGGATGGGTTTTCTTACAGAAAGGGACATTATTGATACAGTCAGCAAACAACTTGGAATACCTATCGTTATTCTTGACGAAAAGGACATTCCGAGAGAACTGGCAAACTTGATTAGTGATGATATTGCAAAAAATTATCTCATCATGCCTTTTGAGAGACGTTTTAATATCTTAAAGCTTGCCATGGTTGACCCTCTGGATATAAATGCAATGGATGAGGTTACAAGAATTGTAAGAATGGAAGTAGATCCTTGCATAACAACCGAAGGAGAGATGAAGAGGGCTCTTGAAAAATATTATGGCGTAAAAACTATTGTGGAAGAGACCCTGCAAAAAATGAAAGAGGAAGAGGGGGCAGCCAAACACGAGGAGGAAGAGGAGGAGGAAAAAGTCACTTTTGAACCAGGAGATGAAGAGCCTGTAATAAGGTTTGTAAACAGTCTTCTTACACAGGCAGTGGCCGATAACGCAAGTGATATTCATATAGAGCCAGGGGAAAAAACACTAAGGATTCGAATGAGGATAGATGGAAAGCTGAGAGAAATACCTGCACCGCCGAAAAAGATGTTTCTTCCTATTGTATCGAGAATAAAGATTGTTGCGGGCATGGATATTGCTAAATCGAGAATACCTCAGGATGGCCGGTTCGATATAAAAGAAGGTACAAAAGATCTCGGCATAAGGGTTTCTACATATCCGACAATATACGGAGAAAAGGCTGTCTTGAGGATGCTCGATAAAAGCGCCGCCCTCTATGGTATAGACAGGATAGGTTTTTTTTCCGAAGACGAAGAAAAAATTAAGAGTGTTTTAAAAAGACCCTACGGATTTATCCTTTCTACAGGACCTACAGGAAGCGGCAAGTCTACTTCGCTATATGCCATCCTTAACTTTATCAATACACCGGAAAAGAATATCATTACCATAGAGGATCCAGTTGAATATACTATCGAATCAATTTCACAGTCTCAGGTAAACCCGAGAGCCGGCCTTACCTTTGATGTCGGTTTAAGGGCAATTTTGAGGCAGGACCCCGACGTTATAATGGTAGGCGAGATAAGGGACAGAGAAACGGCAACAATTGCAGTCCATTCAGCCCTTACGGGTCATATCGTACTTTCCACGTTTCATACAAATGATGCAGCAGGTTCCGCGACAAGGCTTGTGGAAATGGGCGTCGAGCCTTTTCTTGTAGCATCATCGCTAACATGCGTGATTGCACAGAGACTGTTAAGAAAAATTTGTACTGAATGTAAAGAGGAATATATGCCTCCCAGATCAATTCTTGACAGTATAAATGTTAAGGAAGATATCCCCCTTTACAGAGGCAGGGGATGCCCTGTATGTAAATATACGGGTTATAAAGGAAGGACGGGAGTGTTTGAAGTCCTCATTGTTGACGACAGTATACGAGCACTAATTGTTGAAAAATCTTCCAGTGAAGTCATAAAAAAGACTGCAAAGGCACACGGCATGACGGAAATGAAGGATGATGCAGTGAAAAAAGCTATCGCCGGCATTACCACCCTTGAGGAAGCTTTAAATACAACAAAGATAGATTAG
- a CDS encoding tetratricopeptide repeat protein, protein MSLILDALKKAQEERKRIKPRFEGGGIQGVYTKNKKAFYIILSASAGVILLASVLPIMLKAKPAQTPSKTIVLKEQPDTVSKPVAKIETAKKTEEKTEAFAKTVSKTKTEDEILMSKPQKVKAHFTETVREEKAEREPKEIAALKKKAARANKPYAYSSATPVNPREEMSSALMENTKVVVMRVDEEKIMTMYNEALLETEKGRTNEAKKLYLKILSEKPDNIEVLNNLGVIAMREGNVNEALIYFRKILEKKPGYTKAYNNIGILLMREGDKKLAEEYFKKAIDMDKDGAEAYINFSGLLRAQRRYDEASRALENLIRRGNKDPSAYLSLALIKDDMGEVQEAIKYYRFYLREGGKREEKNKVIERLKVLEESQFTRNR, encoded by the coding sequence ATGAGTCTTATCCTTGATGCCTTAAAAAAGGCTCAGGAGGAGAGGAAAAGGATCAAGCCCAGGTTTGAAGGCGGCGGTATACAGGGTGTATATACAAAAAATAAAAAAGCTTTTTATATCATTCTGTCAGCCTCGGCAGGCGTGATTTTACTTGCCTCGGTTTTGCCGATTATGCTTAAGGCAAAACCTGCACAAACCCCTTCAAAAACAATAGTTTTAAAGGAGCAGCCTGATACTGTATCTAAACCTGTCGCTAAAATTGAAACTGCAAAAAAAACTGAGGAAAAAACCGAAGCCTTTGCAAAGACTGTTTCCAAGACAAAAACAGAAGATGAAATATTGATGAGTAAACCTCAAAAAGTAAAAGCACATTTCACAGAAACCGTTCGTGAAGAAAAGGCAGAGCGTGAGCCAAAAGAGATTGCAGCTCTGAAAAAGAAGGCTGCCAGGGCAAATAAGCCTTATGCTTATTCCTCGGCCACGCCTGTCAATCCGAGAGAAGAGATGTCTTCAGCGTTAATGGAAAATACAAAGGTTGTTGTAATGAGAGTTGATGAAGAAAAAATTATGACTATGTACAATGAAGCGCTTTTAGAAACAGAAAAAGGCAGGACAAATGAGGCAAAAAAGCTGTATTTAAAGATTTTATCTGAAAAACCTGACAACATAGAGGTTTTAAATAATCTTGGCGTCATTGCTATGAGAGAAGGTAATGTAAACGAGGCATTGATATATTTCAGAAAGATTCTCGAGAAAAAACCAGGTTATACAAAGGCATACAACAACATAGGTATTCTTCTTATGAGAGAGGGGGATAAGAAGCTTGCGGAAGAATATTTTAAAAAAGCGATCGATATGGATAAAGACGGGGCTGAAGCCTACATTAACTTTTCAGGCCTTTTGCGTGCTCAAAGAAGGTACGATGAAGCTTCGAGGGCGCTTGAAAATTTGATCAGGAGGGGCAACAAAGACCCTTCGGCATACCTGTCTCTCGCGCTTATAAAGGATGACATGGGTGAAGTTCAAGAGGCTATTAAATACTACAGATTCTATCTTCGAGAAGGCGGGAAAAGAGAAGAAAAGAACAAGGTTATTGAGAGGTTAAAGGTTCTTGAAGAAAGTCAATTTACCAGAAATCGTTGA